A region from the Defluviitalea raffinosedens genome encodes:
- a CDS encoding DUF2975 domain-containing protein produces the protein MNVPYLLKYHKTAKVMSKILNVCYWIFFSLTVFSFLLFVGSKFFPTGFAPISLNSNGTLSISPDQIIQFRIPAKDFDGVDLNSIFSSFLVAVSFALLLITNILKQLKDILKNVVDNAPFHEKNAKNILHIGYTFIAGSVCVPVSKAYVINKIIHAFDLNNMKAVYTVNVELLFIGILLILLSAIFHYGAYLQQEYDTTL, from the coding sequence ATGAACGTGCCATACTTACTGAAGTATCATAAAACAGCAAAAGTCATGTCTAAAATTTTAAATGTATGCTATTGGATTTTCTTTAGTTTAACTGTATTCTCTTTCTTATTGTTTGTTGGATCTAAGTTTTTTCCAACTGGTTTTGCTCCAATAAGCCTTAATTCTAACGGTACGCTTAGTATCAGCCCTGATCAAATCATACAGTTTAGGATTCCTGCTAAAGATTTTGATGGGGTAGATTTAAATTCAATATTTTCATCCTTTCTTGTTGCAGTAAGTTTTGCTTTATTACTGATCACCAATATATTGAAACAACTCAAAGATATATTAAAAAATGTCGTAGATAATGCCCCTTTTCATGAAAAAAATGCTAAAAATATATTGCATATAGGCTATACCTTTATTGCAGGCTCTGTATGTGTTCCAGTATCAAAGGCCTACGTAATCAATAAAATCATACACGCTTTTGATTTAAATAATATGAAAGCTGTTTACACCGTTAATGTTGAACTGCTCTTCATAGGAATATTATTGATTCTGTTAAGTGCAATATTTCATTATGGAGCATATCTGCAACAGGAATATGACACGACACTTTAG
- a CDS encoding helix-turn-helix domain-containing protein yields the protein MAIIIRLDRILADRKMQLNELAEKVGISIVNLSNLKTGKVKAIRFSTLNEICRVLECQPGDILEYVSDDE from the coding sequence TTGGCGATAATCATTCGATTAGACAGGATTTTGGCAGACCGAAAAATGCAACTAAATGAATTGGCTGAAAAAGTGGGCATATCGATCGTTAACCTTTCGAATTTAAAAACCGGAAAAGTGAAAGCAATAAGGTTTTCTACACTTAATGAAATATGCCGGGTACTTGAATGTCAGCCTGGGGACATTTTGGAATATGTATCTGATGATGAGTAA